A DNA window from Streptococcus parapneumoniae contains the following coding sequences:
- a CDS encoding aminodeoxychorismate/anthranilate synthase component II translates to MILLIDNYDSFTYNLAQYIGNFAEVQVLRNDDPKLYEEAGKADGLVFSPGPGWPVDAGKMEDMIRDFAGKKPILGICLGHQAIAEVFGGKLGLAPKVMHGKQSNISFEAPSVLYQGIEDGRAVMRYHSILIEEMPENFEVTARSTDDQAIMGIQHKNLPIYGFQYHPESIGTPDGLSSIRNFIEKVVK, encoded by the coding sequence ATGATTTTATTGATTGACAACTATGATTCTTTTACCTATAACTTGGCGCAGTACATTGGGAATTTTGCAGAAGTTCAGGTCTTGAGAAATGATGATCCCAAGCTGTATGAAGAAGCTGGAAAAGCAGATGGTCTGGTCTTTTCGCCCGGTCCTGGTTGGCCAGTTGATGCTGGAAAGATGGAAGACATGATTCGTGACTTTGCTGGCAAGAAGCCGATTCTTGGAATTTGTTTGGGCCACCAAGCCATTGCAGAAGTCTTTGGTGGTAAGTTAGGTTTGGCTCCAAAAGTCATGCATGGGAAACAGAGCAATATCAGCTTTGAAGCGCCATCTGTTTTGTATCAAGGTATCGAAGATGGCCGTGCGGTCATGCGTTACCACAGTATTTTGATTGAAGAAATGCCAGAAAACTTTGAAGTGACAGCCCGTTCGACTGATGACCAAGCCATCATGGGGATTCAACATAAAAACCTACCGATTTATGGCTTCCAGTACCATCCAGAGAGCATTGGAACGCCAGATGGCTTGTCTTCTATTCGGAATTTTATCGAGAAGGTTGTAAAGTGA
- the trpE gene encoding anthranilate synthase component I, which produces MERIIHGDVLSPILAYMRLKGQHKVILESIPRDKETARFSILAYNPVFEIKFENGVLYQNGQVIDRDPLDFLYEVTHKRQHHSDLPFGGGAIGFVGYDMISLYEEIGQIPEDTIGTPDMHFFVYESYMVFDHKKEKIHVIEDSLYSERSQEDLEKSLNQVLEELRIPAPNEFEDLDLSPLDFKPHIAPQKFEEMVETARDLIRNGDMFQCVLSQRFSAEVTGNPFDFYRNLRVTNPSNYLYFYDFGDYQIIGASPESLVSVKNGIVTTNPIAGTRPRGATDEEDKDLATDLLSDEKETAEHRMLVDLGRNDIGRISETASVQVTKYMEVELFRYVMHLTSVVKGRLLPELTAMDALKATLPAGTVSGAPKIRAMRRIYELETEKRGVYAGAIGYLSATGDMDFAIAIRTMILKNQTAYVQAGAGIVYDSIAQNEYQETINKAKSMTRIGELRP; this is translated from the coding sequence ATGGAACGAATCATTCATGGAGATGTCTTATCACCAATCTTGGCTTATATGCGCCTAAAGGGGCAACACAAGGTTATTTTAGAGAGTATTCCGAGAGACAAGGAAACAGCTCGTTTTTCTATCTTAGCCTATAATCCAGTTTTTGAGATTAAGTTTGAAAATGGAGTTCTCTATCAAAATGGTCAAGTGATTGATCGGGATCCCTTGGATTTCCTTTATGAAGTGACTCATAAGAGACAGCACCATTCAGACCTCCCTTTTGGTGGTGGGGCAATTGGTTTTGTTGGCTACGATATGATTTCGCTTTATGAAGAAATTGGTCAAATTCCTGAAGATACAATTGGGACGCCAGACATGCATTTCTTTGTTTATGAGAGCTACATGGTCTTTGACCACAAGAAGGAAAAAATCCATGTCATCGAGGATTCTCTCTATAGTGAGCGCAGTCAAGAAGACTTGGAAAAATCCTTGAACCAAGTGCTTGAGGAATTACGCATTCCTGCTCCAAATGAATTTGAAGACTTGGATCTATCTCCGCTGGACTTCAAACCGCATATTGCTCCTCAGAAGTTTGAGGAAATGGTGGAAACCGCTCGTGACTTGATTCGTAATGGCGATATGTTCCAATGTGTACTTAGTCAACGCTTCTCAGCAGAAGTGACTGGAAATCCATTTGACTTCTACAGAAATCTTCGCGTGACCAATCCATCGAATTACCTCTATTTCTATGACTTTGGGGATTATCAAATCATCGGAGCTAGCCCAGAAAGTTTGGTTTCCGTCAAAAATGGCATCGTAACAACCAATCCGATTGCAGGGACGCGACCAAGAGGAGCTACGGATGAAGAAGACAAGGATTTGGCGACAGACCTGCTTTCGGATGAGAAGGAAACAGCAGAGCATCGAATGTTAGTAGACTTGGGACGTAACGATATTGGCCGCATTTCTGAAACGGCCAGTGTCCAAGTCACTAAGTATATGGAAGTGGAGCTCTTCCGTTATGTTATGCATTTGACCAGTGTGGTCAAGGGGCGTTTGCTTCCAGAACTCACTGCTATGGATGCCTTGAAAGCAACACTTCCTGCTGGAACCGTTTCTGGAGCACCAAAGATTCGAGCTATGAGACGCATTTATGAACTGGAAACGGAAAAACGTGGCGTATACGCAGGAGCAATCGGCTACTTGTCTGCGACGGGTGATATGGATTTTGCTATTGCCATCCGAACTATGATTCTCAAAAATCAAACAGCCTATGTGCAGGCTGGGGCAGGGATTGTCTACGATTCCATCGCCCAAAACGAATACCAAGAAACCATTAACAAAGCAAAATCTATGACTAGAATTGGAGAACTAAGACCATGA
- a CDS encoding extracellular solute-binding protein: MKKMKIWSTVLATGVALTTLAACSGGSNSTTASSSEEKADKSQELVIYSNSVSNGRGDWLTAKAKEAGFNIKMVDIPGAQLADRVIAEKNNAVADMVFGIGAVDSNKIRDQKLLVQYKPKWLDKIDQSLSDKDNYYNPVIVQPLVLIGAPDVKEMPKDWTELGSKYKGKYSISGLQGGTGRAILASILVRYLDDKGELGVSEKGWEAAKEYLKNAYTLQKGESSIVKMLDKEDPIQYGMMWGSGALVGQKEQNVVFKVMTPEIGVPFVTEQTMVLSTSKKQALAKEFIDWFGQSEIQVEYSKNFGSIPANKDALTELPEDTKKFVDQVKPQNIDWEAVGKHLDEWVEKAELEYVQ; encoded by the coding sequence ATGAAAAAAATGAAAATTTGGTCTACTGTACTTGCAACGGGAGTTGCTCTTACTACACTTGCTGCTTGCTCTGGAGGTTCAAATTCTACGACTGCTTCTTCATCTGAAGAAAAAGCTGATAAAAGTCAAGAATTAGTAATCTATTCGAACTCAGTTTCAAATGGTCGTGGTGATTGGTTAACTGCTAAAGCAAAAGAAGCTGGTTTTAATATAAAAATGGTTGATATTCCTGGCGCTCAATTAGCAGACCGTGTTATTGCCGAGAAGAATAATGCAGTTGCAGATATGGTATTTGGAATTGGTGCTGTTGATTCAAATAAAATTAGAGATCAAAAATTACTAGTCCAGTACAAGCCTAAATGGTTAGATAAAATTGATCAATCTTTATCAGATAAAGATAATTATTATAATCCTGTGATTGTTCAACCATTAGTTTTAATTGGGGCGCCTGATGTAAAAGAAATGCCTAAAGATTGGACTGAATTAGGTAGTAAGTATAAAGGTAAATATTCAATTTCTGGTCTTCAAGGTGGTACAGGACGGGCAATTCTAGCAAGTATCTTAGTTCGATACCTTGATGATAAAGGTGAATTAGGTGTTTCCGAAAAAGGTTGGGAAGCAGCAAAAGAATATTTGAAAAATGCATACACTCTTCAAAAGGGAGAAAGTTCAATTGTTAAGATGTTAGACAAAGAAGATCCAATACAATATGGAATGATGTGGGGTTCTGGTGCATTAGTTGGACAAAAAGAACAAAATGTTGTTTTCAAAGTTATGACTCCTGAGATTGGTGTACCATTTGTAACTGAACAAACTATGGTTTTAAGCACTAGTAAAAAACAAGCGTTAGCTAAAGAATTTATTGATTGGTTTGGTCAATCAGAAATTCAAGTAGAATATAGTAAGAACTTTGGATCTATTCCTGCAAATAAAGATGCCCTAACAGAGTTACCTGAAGATACGAAAAAATTTGTTGATCAAGTGAAACCACAAAATATTGACTGGGAAGCTGTTGGAAAACATTTGGATGAATGGGTAGAAAAAGCTGAATTAGAATACGTACAATAA
- a CDS encoding LacI family DNA-binding transcriptional regulator — translation MEKGKKVTIYDIARLSGFSPKTVSRVINGGNRVKPETYNAIKKVIDELSYIPNAYAQNLTKKETTNILISVKKIDSFPLIWFQTLLDKVLQTCRQFGVNAIVEYFGEEDSISNSIISSIGSLVDGVIVFYEGENDIRIQYLKKNNMPFIVFGESQTPGVVYVSNNNFQATYDMMKVVLEKNFKDMWLLMGGESYVNKDRERGVRTFLKDNNYSMDLKVVYGLTTIESVYSFAVNDLSFGNYPDIIFVSGDEKVQGLIRACYEKGIAIPDNISVVGFDNIPISQYYTPALSTISPNYVKLAQEMIEGVLAIIKGESVTSVEVSTKLVRRQSF, via the coding sequence ATGGAAAAAGGGAAAAAGGTAACGATATATGATATTGCACGTTTGTCTGGTTTTTCTCCAAAGACAGTTTCACGTGTAATAAATGGAGGGAATAGAGTAAAACCTGAGACTTATAATGCCATAAAAAAAGTCATCGATGAGTTATCCTATATTCCAAATGCCTATGCTCAGAATTTAACGAAGAAAGAAACCACGAATATTTTAATATCTGTGAAGAAGATTGATTCTTTTCCTTTAATCTGGTTTCAAACACTTTTAGATAAAGTTTTACAAACTTGTAGACAATTTGGAGTAAATGCTATTGTTGAATATTTTGGAGAGGAAGATTCGATTAGTAATTCAATTATTTCAAGTATTGGTAGCCTTGTAGATGGAGTGATTGTCTTTTATGAGGGGGAGAATGATATTCGAATCCAATATTTAAAGAAAAATAATATGCCTTTCATTGTCTTTGGAGAGTCTCAAACACCTGGAGTAGTTTACGTATCTAACAATAACTTTCAAGCTACTTATGATATGATGAAAGTAGTTTTGGAAAAGAATTTTAAAGATATGTGGTTACTTATGGGAGGTGAGTCTTATGTAAATAAGGATCGAGAGAGAGGAGTGAGAACTTTTTTAAAGGATAATAATTATTCTATGGATTTGAAGGTAGTTTATGGTTTAACTACAATAGAGTCAGTTTATTCCTTTGCTGTGAATGATTTGTCTTTTGGAAATTATCCAGATATTATATTTGTTTCAGGCGATGAAAAAGTTCAAGGACTAATTCGTGCGTGTTACGAAAAAGGAATAGCGATTCCGGATAATATATCCGTTGTTGGATTTGATAATATTCCAATTTCACAGTATTACACTCCTGCTTTATCTACAATTTCTCCTAATTATGTTAAATTAGCTCAAGAAATGATTGAAGGGGTATTAGCAATTATAAAGGGGGAAAGTGTCACATCTGTTGAAGTTTCTACTAAACTTGTTAGGAGACAGAGTTTCTAG
- the trpD gene encoding anthranilate phosphoribosyltransferase, whose product MKEIIEKLAKFENLSGVEMTDVIERIVTGRVTEAQIASLLLALKMKGETPEERTAIAQVMRGHAQHIPTEIHDAMDNCGTGGDKSFSFNISTTAAFVLAGGGVHMAKHGNRSISSKSGSADVLEALGINLDLKPAELGKVFDKTGIVFLFAKNMHPAMKYIMPARLELGIPTIMNLTGPLIHPMALETQLLGISRPELLESTAQVLKNMGRKRAIVVAGPEGLDEAGLNGTTKIALLENGEISLSSFTPEDLGMEGYAIDDIRGGNAQENAEILLSVLKNEPSPFLETTVLNAGLGFYANGKVDNIKDGVALARKVIASGKALEKLRLLQEYQK is encoded by the coding sequence ATGAAAGAGATTATTGAAAAACTAGCAAAATTTGAAAATTTATCAGGTGTGGAAATGACGGATGTCATTGAGCGTATCGTAACTGGGCGTGTAACTGAAGCGCAAATTGCTTCTCTCCTCTTAGCTCTTAAGATGAAGGGGGAAACACCTGAAGAACGCACAGCCATTGCCCAAGTCATGAGAGGACATGCTCAACATATTCCAACTGAAATTCATGATGCCATGGACAACTGTGGTACAGGTGGGGACAAGTCTTTCAGCTTTAACATCTCCACAACTGCAGCCTTTGTCTTGGCTGGTGGTGGTGTTCACATGGCAAAACACGGTAACCGCTCGATTTCTTCTAAATCTGGTTCTGCAGATGTCCTCGAAGCCTTGGGTATCAACCTAGACCTCAAACCAGCTGAACTAGGTAAGGTATTTGATAAAACTGGCATCGTCTTTCTCTTTGCCAAAAATATGCACCCAGCTATGAAATATATCATGCCAGCTCGTTTGGAATTGGGAATTCCAACGATTATGAACTTGACTGGTCCTCTGATTCACCCAATGGCTTTGGAAACACAGCTTCTTGGAATTAGTCGTCCAGAACTTCTAGAAAGTACAGCTCAGGTTTTGAAAAATATGGGTCGCAAACGTGCCATCGTTGTTGCTGGACCAGAAGGATTGGATGAAGCTGGTTTGAATGGAACAACCAAGATTGCACTTCTTGAAAATGGCGAAATCAGCTTGTCAAGCTTCACTCCAGAAGATCTGGGGATGGAAGGCTACGCTATCGACGATATTCGTGGAGGGAATGCTCAGGAAAATGCAGAAATTTTGCTCAGCGTTCTTAAAAACGAACCAAGTCCATTCTTGGAAACGACAGTTTTAAATGCTGGTCTTGGTTTCTATGCTAATGGTAAGGTAGATAATATCAAGGATGGAGTTGCCTTAGCTCGTAAAGTCATTGCTAGTGGCAAGGCCCTTGAAAAACTCAGACTGTTACAGGAGTACCAAAAATGA
- a CDS encoding MgtC/SapB family protein produces the protein MQATSLGLSYIEIVLRIVLSLVIGGVIGLERGSKSQPAGIRTHSIVCLAACLIMMTNEYVSYKFGTGDPTRLGAQVISGVGFLGAGTILITDKKKITGLTTAAGIWASAGIGLAIGVGFYEGAILGAMSVWSVITMFQPLKKYLQSRSKIIELYIVVRSTEAYNRVLVYCAENGIRMTDSRTAFGDVNSERIEYFDVPDKKIASFITLELSGRFEHLKLMEEIANIVGVIYVEEIS, from the coding sequence ATGCAGGCAACAAGCTTAGGACTATCATATATCGAAATTGTATTAAGAATTGTACTTTCATTAGTTATTGGTGGTGTAATTGGTTTAGAGAGAGGAAGTAAATCTCAACCAGCAGGTATTCGTACACATAGTATTGTTTGTCTGGCTGCATGTTTAATTATGATGACTAATGAGTATGTATCTTATAAATTTGGTACAGGAGATCCTACACGCTTAGGTGCGCAGGTTATATCAGGTGTTGGTTTTCTTGGGGCTGGAACAATACTTATTACAGATAAAAAGAAAATAACTGGTTTAACAACTGCAGCCGGAATATGGGCTTCAGCTGGAATCGGTCTAGCTATTGGTGTTGGTTTTTATGAAGGAGCCATACTAGGAGCAATGTCTGTTTGGAGTGTTATAACTATGTTCCAACCTTTAAAAAAATATCTTCAAAGTCGTTCAAAGATAATCGAATTGTATATCGTTGTTAGATCTACAGAGGCATATAATCGGGTACTAGTATACTGTGCTGAGAATGGCATTAGAATGACTGATTCTAGAACTGCATTTGGAGATGTTAATTCAGAAAGAATTGAATATTTTGATGTTCCAGACAAAAAAATCGCGTCATTTATTACTCTGGAATTATCAGGTAGATTTGAGCACCTTAAACTAATGGAAGAAATTGCTAATATTGTTGGTGTGATTTATGTTGAGGAAATCAGCTAA
- the trpC gene encoding indole-3-glycerol phosphate synthase TrpC has translation MSQEFLARILEQKAREVEQMELEEIQPLRQTYRLADYLKQHQDRLQVIAEVKKASPSLGDINLDVDIVQQAQTYEENGAVMISVLTDEVFFKGHLDYLREISSQVQIPTLNKDFIIDEKQIIRARNAGATVILLIVAALSEERLKELYDYATELGLEVLVETHNLTELEVAHRLGAQIIGVNNRNLTTFEVDLQTSVDLAKHFKDDCLYISESAIFTGQDAERVAPYFNGILVGTALMQAEDVAQRIKELQIDKD, from the coding sequence ATGAGTCAGGAATTTTTAGCACGAATTTTGGAGCAGAAGGCGCGTGAGGTTGAGCAGATGGAGCTGGAGGAAATCCAGCCCCTGCGCCAGACCTATCGCTTGGCTGACTATCTAAAACAACACCAAGACCGTTTACAGGTAATCGCTGAGGTCAAGAAAGCTAGCCCTAGTCTGGGAGATATCAATCTAGATGTGGATATTGTGCAACAGGCCCAGACTTATGAAGAGAACGGAGCAGTGATGATTTCTGTTCTGACAGATGAAGTTTTCTTTAAAGGACATTTGGATTATCTACGGGAGATTTCCAGTCAGGTACAGATTCCGACGCTTAACAAGGACTTTATTATCGATGAAAAGCAAATTATCCGCGCTCGCAATGCAGGTGCAACAGTTATCTTGCTCATCGTGGCAGCCTTGTCCGAAGAACGCCTCAAGGAACTTTATGACTATGCGACAGAGCTTGGTCTGGAAGTCTTGGTGGAGACTCACAATCTAACTGAACTAGAAGTGGCTCACAGACTTGGTGCTCAGATTATTGGGGTTAATAACCGCAATTTGACCACCTTTGAAGTTGACTTGCAGACCAGTGTAGATTTGGCTAAACATTTCAAAGATGATTGCTTGTACATTTCTGAATCTGCTATTTTCACAGGGCAGGATGCGGAACGAGTAGCGCCATATTTTAACGGAATTTTGGTAGGGACAGCTCTTATGCAGGCAGAAGATGTAGCCCAGAGAATCAAGGAGTTGCAGATTGACAAAGATTAA
- a CDS encoding iron ABC transporter permease: MRHKLNLKDWLIRLGLIWFLVTFIIYPNFDLVVNVFVKGGEFSLDAVHRVLKSQRALQSIMNSFKLAFSLIITVNIVGILCVLFTEYFDIKGAKILKLGYMTSLIYGGVVLATGYKFVYGPYGLITKFLQNIIPSLDPNWFIGYGAVLFIMTFSGTANHTLFLTNTIRSVDYHTIEAARNMGAKPFTVFRKVVLPTLIPTLFALTIMVFLSGLSAVAAPMIVGGKEFQTINPMIITFAGMGNSRDLAALLAIILGIATTILLTIMNKIEKGGNYISISKTKAPLKKQKIASKPWNIIAHIVAYGLFTVFMLPLIFIVLYSFTDPVAIQTGNLTLSNFTLENYRLFFSNSAAFSPFLVSFIYSIIAATTATILAVVFARVVRKHKSRFDFLFEYGALLPWLLPSTLLAVSLLFTFNQPQFLVFNQILVGSLVILLIAYIVVKIPFSYRMVRAILFSVDDEMEDAARSMGASPFYTMMKVIIPFILPVVLSVIALNFNSLLTDFDLSVFLYHPLAQPLGITIRSAGDETATSNAQALVFVYTIVLMIISGSVLYFTQRPASRKRK; the protein is encoded by the coding sequence ATGCGTCATAAATTAAATTTAAAAGATTGGCTTATTCGTTTAGGGTTAATCTGGTTCTTAGTAACATTTATTATTTATCCAAACTTTGATCTAGTAGTGAATGTATTTGTAAAAGGAGGAGAATTTTCCCTTGATGCTGTACATCGTGTTCTAAAATCTCAAAGGGCACTTCAGAGTATTATGAACAGTTTTAAGTTGGCATTTTCACTCATTATTACAGTTAATATCGTAGGTATTCTTTGTGTTCTATTTACAGAATACTTTGATATTAAAGGTGCTAAAATTTTAAAATTAGGTTATATGACCTCTTTAATTTATGGAGGAGTGGTTTTAGCGACTGGATATAAATTTGTCTATGGTCCGTATGGATTGATTACAAAATTTTTACAAAATATTATCCCTTCTTTAGACCCTAACTGGTTTATTGGGTATGGTGCAGTCTTATTCATTATGACATTTTCAGGAACTGCTAATCATACATTGTTTTTAACAAATACAATTCGAAGCGTTGACTATCACACTATTGAGGCTGCTCGAAATATGGGAGCAAAACCATTTACTGTTTTCCGAAAAGTAGTGTTACCAACCTTAATTCCAACTCTATTTGCACTTACTATCATGGTTTTTCTTAGTGGTTTATCTGCAGTAGCAGCACCCATGATTGTTGGTGGTAAAGAATTTCAAACTATAAATCCAATGATTATTACATTTGCAGGGATGGGGAATTCTCGTGATTTAGCTGCCCTACTTGCAATTATTTTAGGTATTGCAACTACAATTTTGCTTACTATCATGAATAAGATAGAAAAAGGTGGAAATTATATTTCTATCTCTAAGACTAAAGCGCCTCTTAAAAAACAAAAAATTGCGTCTAAGCCTTGGAATATCATTGCTCACATTGTAGCATATGGATTGTTCACAGTTTTCATGCTTCCACTAATTTTTATAGTATTATACTCATTTACAGATCCAGTTGCAATTCAAACAGGAAACTTAACATTATCAAACTTTACTTTAGAAAATTATCGCTTATTCTTTAGTAATAGTGCGGCATTCTCTCCATTCTTGGTCAGCTTTATTTATTCTATTATCGCTGCGACAACAGCAACAATTCTAGCAGTTGTATTTGCTCGTGTTGTCAGAAAACATAAATCTCGCTTTGATTTCTTATTTGAATATGGTGCTCTACTCCCTTGGTTACTACCAAGTACACTTTTAGCAGTAAGTTTATTATTTACTTTTAATCAGCCACAATTTCTTGTCTTTAATCAGATTTTGGTAGGTAGTTTGGTAATTCTACTTATTGCATATATAGTTGTAAAAATCCCATTTTCTTATAGAATGGTACGTGCTATTTTATTTAGTGTTGATGATGAGATGGAAGATGCAGCAAGAAGTATGGGTGCTTCACCTTTTTATACTATGATGAAGGTTATCATTCCATTTATTTTACCGGTTGTTCTCTCTGTTATTGCTTTAAACTTTAACTCTTTATTAACTGACTTCGACTTATCTGTATTTCTTTACCATCCATTAGCTCAACCGCTGGGTATAACTATTCGTTCAGCAGGTGATGAAACAGCAACTTCAAATGCTCAAGCACTTGTATTCGTTTATACTATTGTATTAATGATAATTTCTGGTTCTGTATTATACTTTACTCAGAGACCAGCTAGTAGAAAAAGGAAATAA
- the trpB gene encoding tryptophan synthase subunit beta, translating into MTTKGYFGQFGGSFVPEPIQALLDELEVTFDKYKDDPEFLAEFRHYLKDYSGRETPLYFAESLTDHLGGAKIYLKREDLNHLGSHKLNNVLGQILLAKRMGKKRVIAETGAGQHGVATAAAAAKFGMACDVYMGAEDVERQRLNVFRMEMMGATVHAVETGTRTLKDAVDAAFGAWMNDLEAFYVLGSAVGPHPYPTIVHEFQKVISEESRRQILEKEGRLPDYVIACVGGGSNAIGAFSQYVADEEVKLVGVEAAGHGLDTDKHAATMTKGSVGIVDGMKTYAVFKEDGELAPVYSISAGLDYPGVGPEHAYFKDSGRVEYVAATDEEAVQALLLLSKTEGIIPAIESSHAIAEAVKRAPKLSKDDIIIINVSGRGDKDVAAIADYLEAKK; encoded by the coding sequence ATGACAACTAAAGGTTATTTTGGACAATTTGGTGGTAGTTTTGTACCGGAGCCGATTCAGGCTTTGTTGGATGAGTTGGAAGTGACATTTGACAAGTACAAAGATGATCCAGAGTTTTTGGCAGAATTTCGTCATTACTTAAAGGACTATTCCGGTCGCGAAACACCACTCTATTTTGCGGAAAGTTTGACAGACCACCTAGGTGGCGCTAAGATTTATCTCAAGCGCGAAGACCTTAACCACCTTGGTTCTCACAAGCTCAACAATGTTTTAGGACAAATCCTTCTTGCCAAACGTATGGGCAAAAAACGAGTAATCGCAGAAACAGGAGCTGGTCAGCACGGTGTTGCGACAGCAGCGGCTGCAGCCAAGTTTGGGATGGCCTGTGATGTCTACATGGGAGCAGAGGATGTGGAACGTCAACGTCTCAATGTTTTCCGTATGGAGATGATGGGAGCAACTGTTCACGCAGTTGAAACAGGGACTCGTACCCTCAAAGATGCTGTTGATGCAGCCTTTGGAGCATGGATGAATGACCTTGAAGCCTTCTATGTTCTGGGATCTGCTGTAGGTCCTCACCCTTATCCTACAATTGTCCACGAGTTCCAAAAGGTCATCAGTGAAGAATCTCGCCGTCAAATCTTAGAAAAAGAAGGTCGTTTACCAGACTACGTTATTGCCTGTGTAGGTGGTGGTTCCAATGCCATCGGTGCTTTTTCTCAGTATGTAGCTGATGAAGAAGTTAAATTGGTTGGGGTTGAAGCTGCTGGTCATGGACTTGACACAGACAAACACGCAGCTACTATGACAAAAGGTAGTGTCGGAATTGTTGATGGCATGAAGACTTATGCAGTCTTTAAGGAAGATGGAGAGTTAGCTCCAGTTTACTCTATCTCAGCTGGATTGGACTATCCAGGGGTTGGCCCAGAACACGCCTACTTTAAAGATTCAGGTCGCGTGGAATATGTTGCAGCAACGGATGAAGAAGCGGTTCAAGCCTTGCTCCTCCTCAGCAAGACAGAAGGGATTATCCCAGCGATTGAAAGTTCGCACGCTATCGCAGAAGCAGTTAAACGTGCACCGAAACTAAGTAAAGACGATATTATCATCATCAATGTCTCTGGTCGTGGAGACAAGGACGTAGCTGCAATTGCAGACTACCTAGAAGCTAAGAAATAA
- a CDS encoding ABC transporter ATP-binding protein, whose amino-acid sequence MIKFDNIQIKYGDFVAIDNLNLDIHEGEFFTFLGPSGCGKSTTLRALVGFLDPSSGSIEVNGTNVTHLEPEKRGIGIVFQSYALFPTMTVFDNIAFGLKVKKVAPDVIKAKVSAVAAKIKISDQQLQRNVSELSGGQQQRVALARALVLEPKILCLDEPLSNLDAKLRVDLRKELKRLQKELGITTLYVTHDQEEALTLSDRIAVFNNGYIEQVGTPVEIYHNSQTEFVCDFIGDINVLTDETVHEVLLKNASVFLEDKKGYIRLEKVRFNRETEQDFILKGTIIDVEFSGVTIHYTIKVSESQILNVTSIDSQAAIRSVGESVELFITPSDVLQF is encoded by the coding sequence ATGATTAAATTTGATAATATTCAAATTAAATATGGTGATTTTGTTGCAATTGATAATCTAAATTTAGATATACATGAAGGGGAATTCTTTACATTTCTTGGGCCTTCAGGGTGTGGTAAATCAACTACTTTGAGAGCATTGGTAGGTTTTCTAGATCCATCATCAGGAAGTATTGAAGTTAATGGAACAAATGTCACTCATTTGGAACCTGAAAAGCGTGGAATTGGTATTGTATTTCAATCTTATGCGCTATTTCCAACTATGACTGTTTTTGATAATATTGCATTTGGTTTAAAAGTTAAGAAGGTAGCTCCAGATGTTATTAAAGCTAAAGTATCAGCAGTAGCAGCAAAAATTAAGATCTCTGATCAACAGTTACAGCGTAATGTATCAGAATTATCTGGGGGTCAACAACAAAGGGTAGCATTGGCTCGTGCTCTGGTTCTTGAACCTAAAATTCTTTGTCTAGATGAACCATTGTCAAACCTTGACGCAAAATTACGTGTAGATTTGAGAAAAGAGTTGAAAAGACTTCAAAAAGAGTTAGGTATTACTACTTTATATGTTACTCACGACCAAGAGGAAGCCTTAACTTTATCTGATAGAATTGCAGTCTTTAACAATGGATACATCGAACAGGTCGGTACACCTGTAGAGATTTATCATAATTCTCAAACTGAATTTGTATGTGATTTTATTGGCGATATTAATGTTTTGACCGATGAAACAGTCCACGAAGTATTACTGAAAAATGCAAGCGTTTTCTTAGAAGATAAAAAAGGATACATTCGATTAGAGAAAGTTCGATTCAATCGTGAAACTGAACAAGATTTCATTCTAAAAGGGACAATTATTGATGTTGAGTTTTCTGGAGTTACAATTCACTATACAATAAAAGTTTCTGAAAGTCAGATTCTTAATGTAACAAGTATTGATAGTCAGGCTGCTATTAGATCTGTCGGAGAAAGTGTGGAATTATTTATCACACCATCAGACGTTCTGCAATTTTAA